The proteins below are encoded in one region of Peromyscus eremicus unplaced genomic scaffold, PerEre_H2_v1 PerEre#2#unplaced_1634, whole genome shotgun sequence:
- the LOC131902063 gene encoding olfactory receptor 56A4, which yields MALSSNNSEAPVSEFLLICFPNLQTWQHWLSLPLSLLFLLAMGANATLLITIRMEASLHEPMYYLLSLLSLLDIVLCLTVIPKVLAIFWFDNKSISFSACFLQMFIMNSFLTMESCTFMVMAYDRYVAICKPLQYPSIITDQFVARAAIFIISRNTFFSLPVPILSARLKYCAQNIVKNCICTNLSVSKLSCDDITFNKLYQLVAGWTLLGSDLILIVLSYSFIFNVVLRIKAEGAVAKALSTCGSHFILILFFSTVLLVLVITNLARERIPPDVPILLNILHHLIPPALNPIVYGVRTKEIKQGIQNLLRRL from the coding sequence ATGGCATTATCCAGCAACAACTCTGAAGCTCCAGTCTCTGAATTCCTCCTCATCTGCTTCCCTAACCTTCAGACCTGGCAGCAttggctgtccctgcccctcagcctcctcttcctcctggccATGGGGGCCAATGCCACCCTTCTCATCACCATCAGGATGGAGGCCTCTCTTCATGAGCCCATGTACTACCTGCTCAGCCTTCTCTCCCTGCTGGACATTGTGCTCTGCCTCACTGTCATACCTAAGGTCCTAGCCATCTTCTGGTTTGACAACAAATCCATCAGcttctctgcctgcttcctccaGATGTTCATCATGAACAGTTTCCTGACGATGGAGTCCTGCACCTTCATGGTCATGGCCTATgatcgctatgtggccatctgcaagcCTCTGCAGTACCCATCCATCATCACTGACCAGTTTGTGGCTAGAGCTGCCATCTTCATTATAAGCaggaatacatttttttctcttcctgtccctaTCCTTTCTGCCAGACTAAAGTACTGTGCTCAGAACATTGTCAAGAACTGCATCTGCACCAACTTGTCTGTATCCAAACTCTCTTGTGATGACATCACCTTCAATAAACTATACCAGCTTGTAGCAGGTTGGACCCTGCTGGGCTCTGACCTCATCCTCATTGTTCTCTCCTACTCTTTTATCTTCAATGTTGTGCTCAGGATCAAAGCTGAGGGAGCTGTGGCCAAAGCCCTGAGCACATGTGGTTCCCACttcatcctcatcctcttcttcagCACAGTCCTGCTGGTGCTGGTCATCACAAACCTGGCCAGGGAGAGGATTCCCCCGGATGTTCCCATCCTTCTCAACATCCTGCATCACCTCATCCCCCCAGCTCTGAACCCCATTGTTTATGGAGTAAGAACCAAAGAGATCAAGCAGGGAATCCAGAACTTGCTGAGGAGGTTGTAA